DNA sequence from the Cohnella herbarum genome:
ATTATCGGACGAATCGATCAGATTCAGCAGAAACTGGATACGACGCAATCAAACATAGCAATAGCGGAAGAAAAGTTGCTCCGTACGGGAGAAGAGCTGGAAGAAGCTATTAAGCAGTTAAATAATCGCAAAGAACTGATGGACTCCAGAATTCGCATGGCTTACACCGCGGGACCTGTTTCCTATTTGGACGTTCTGTTTAGCTCCGCAAGCTTTTCTGATTTCCTAGATCGCTTCAACACGGTGGAATCGATCGCGGCGCAAGACCGCAACATTGCGCAGGAGCATCAAAACTATTCGGAGTCGGTCGCGCAGAAAAAGGAACAAAGAGGACAAGAGTTAAACAATGTGAAAGCACTCTACGCTCGGCTGCAAACCCAAAAGGCCGAGCTGCAGCAGCAAGAATTGGATAAAGAAGTCATGATCGCTAACCTTGACAAGAAGATCGAAAGCCTGGAAGAAATCAGCGAAGAAGCCGAGAAACAGCTGACGGAATTCGTAAAGAAGGCTTCGGCCCTTGAGGCGAAAAAAAATCGGATCAAGAACTATTATAAGGGCGGCAAATTAGGCATGCCGTTGAAAGACGATTATCGCCTGTCCTCCCCATTCGGTTATCGCATTCATCCCATCACCGGGAAAAGTAAGCTTCATGGAGGCTTGGATATGGCTGCTCCTAAGGGAACGGCTGTTTATGCCGCAGAATCGGGAGTCGTTCTCGGAGCTCGCTGGATGAATGATTACGGCAATGCGATCGTTATCGATCATGGAGGCAACTTATCGACTCTATATGGTCATTTAAGCGCTATTCACGTGAAGGAAGGCGAGACCGTCAAAAGAGGCGAGAAAATCGGACTCGTAGGCTCCACCGGCGTCTCGACCGGCAATCATCTGCACTTCGAGGTTCGCAAAGATTATGAACGGGTTAACCCCGAGCCTTATTTGAAGTAGGGGGCACATTCGTCCGATATTTGCATTCCGGCTTACAACGTCCTTACAAGCAAAAATCCCGTTCCGCGCATATCGCGGAACGGGATTTCGTATTCGCGCATGATTCTTCAATCGGCTACTAGCAGAGCTGCCCCGATCGCTCCTGCTTCTTTGCCTAGAAGCGGACTAACGATCTTCACGTTCGATCTCATCGAGCCGATACCGCGATCGGCAATCGCCTCGTTCATCGGTTCTAACAACGGAGCGCCGATGCTGGAAGCCCCGCCCCCGAGCACGATGACCTCCGGATTCATCATATGAATGAGACTCACCAATCCATTGCCCAGCGCCTGTCCCGCATCGCGCAACACTCCGACGGAAAGCTCGTCTCCGAGCGCAGCCGCTTCCGCGACGTGACGGGACGTAATCGGATTTCCGCCGGCCTTCTCCGTTAGAAGAGCGGCCTTCTCCGGGAACTCGGCTACGAGTTGCTGTGCCCGCCTTCCGATCGCCGTTCCCGAAGCGTACAATTCCAAACATCCGACATTGCCGCAGAGACAGCGAGGGCCATTCAAATCGATCGTAATATGACCAAGCTCCCCTGCGCTTGAATCTCTGCCGCGGATTAGCTTGCCCGCGCTGATCAATCCCGCTCCGATGCCGGTGGACACCGTGACGTAGACGCAGTTTTTCGTTCCCCGTCCGGCTCCTACCGCCCATTCTCCGTATGCCGCCGCATTCGCGTCATTTTCCAAATTCACGGGAACTCCGAACTCCTGCCCCAACAGTTTACCTAGCGGAACTTGATTCCAGCCCAGGTTCGAAGCATAAGCGACGATTCCTTCTTCCGCATTTAACGTACCCGCGGTCGCAACGCCGATGCTTGCGAGCTGTTGGGACGGCTCCAAACAGGATTTAATCAATTCGATCATTCTCCGAATAACGGGTTCGGAGCCCTCGTGCGCGTTCGTGCTCGTTTCCGATTTCTTTAGGATTTCTCCTTGCTCGTTCAATATGACCGCTAGAATTTTAGTGCCGCCTAAATCGATGCCTGCATAAACTTTGTTATTCATAACTAGAACTAACCTCCATGTGAATCCAGAACGGATGCGCTGAATATTTTTTGAAGCATTAACGTAGCCGAGCCGTACAAAGCCCCTTTCTCGCCGAAGGAAGCTTGCAGAACCCTCTCTCTCGTAAACTTGAACGGAAACGGAAAGCTTTCAAGCGCCGCTCTCAGCTTCTCCGTAAGTTTGGCGGAACGATTCATCCAGCCTTCAAGAACGACGACCTCGGGACTGATGAAATTAACCGTGCTTGCGATCGTTAACCTTGTCACGCTAATGATATGGTCGAATACCGGTTCCAACCAACTCTCGCCCTCTTCGTAGCGAGCGATAACCTCGTCGAAAGATTCAGGGATCGCCAAACCTTGTTCCTTGGCGAGGAATTGGCATTTGTTCAGAATGAACGGGCTGGTGAGAACCGTTTCCACGCAACCGATTTGACCGCAATTACAGATTTTCCCGTTAGGATCGACCGGAATATGACCGATTTCGCCCGCCGCTCCGTTATATCCCGAATGAATTTGCGAATTCAGGATAATTCCCGCTCCGATGCCTTCGTTGATCGTTAGATAGAGCAGACTGCTCTTATCTTTGCCTGCTCCGAAATAATGCTCGGCGAAAGCGGCCGCGTTGGAATCGTTAACGATTCTGACGGGAACGTTCGGGAACACTTCCGAAATTTGTTTTCTCAGGTTGAAATTCGAAAGCTTCAAGAAGCTGGAATAGAGGACGGTCTCTTCGTTCTCGTCGATAATTCCCGGAGTCGATATCCCGATCCCCATAATCAACTCTGCATTTAAGGATTCAACCTGGTTCATGCAATCTTTCAGCGCGGCGTTGATCTGTTCAGCCAAGGAATCGTTGCCGATCGCTATCGTAGTCTTCATCTCGGTAATGCATTGCCCGTGAAGGTTCATCACTGCGCAGATTAACGATTGATTCCCTATCGAGATTCCGATGACGTATCCGCCGTTTTTGTTGATCTGCAGAGATATCGCTCTTCTTCCCGCTCCGGATGACGGCTTCTCGCCGACTTCTTCTACGAAGTTCTTTGCCATTAATTGTTCTATAAGGACGGAAACCGTCGTAGCGCTAAGTTTTGTCATCTTTGTGAGCTCGGCCCGGGTGATTCTCCCCGATCTATGAAGCAAATTCATGATCATCGCCGTATTAATTTCCTTCATTAACTGCAAGTTTCCCTTTATGCGCAAAGCCCACCTACCCTCCTAACCGAACTTCATTCTACACAGTTTATCATAAAATCGAATTATTTAATTCACTGGACTTAATTAATTCCGCCAACCCTATTTCTCTCGCTTAACCTGGCAAAACCGAATTAAATTCCGTCCGCTCTCAACTCACCGTCTTTATCCAATCTCTGGCTTGTTTAGCAGGGAGCGGCTTGCTGAACAAGTAACCTTGGATGCAATCGCATTCGTATTTCTTCAAATAGTCCAACTGCGCGTACGTTTCAACGCCTTCCGCCACCACCTTGATTCCCAATCCCTGGGCCAATCGGATGACGAGTCCGGTTAACGGTTGGTGATCCATGTTGTCCGGAATTTGCTCGATGAAGCTCTTGTCGATCTTAAGCGTCGTAATCGGAAGCTTCATAAGATGACTAAGCGACGAGAACCCTCTGCCGAAGTCGTCCAATGCGATGTTCACGCCGTGCTCTTTCAGTCGGGAGAGCTTGTCCGCAATCTGATCCAAAGATTCGATGACCATTGATTCCGTCACCTCGAGTTCCAAGTAACGCGGATCCAATCCCGTTTCGCGCAAAACATTCATGACCGTTTCGACGTAACGATGCCCCAGCAATTGGACGACGGACACGTTCACGGAGACGATCGGCGCAAGGTGACCGGCCTCATGGACGGTCTTGATGAATTCGCAAGCCGTACGGAGAACCCATTCCCCGATCGGAACGATCAGATGCGTTTCCTCGGCGATCTTAATGAATTGATCGGGCGGAATGAAGCCGAGTTCGGGACTGTTCCATCGGATTAAAGCTTCGAACCCCGCCGCGTCGGAGCTGCCTAGGTGAATCTGCGGCTGATAGTGAAGCACGAACTCCCCGTTATCCATAGCGAAGCGAAGAAGACGTTCCATTTCCGCCCTATGTTGAAGAGGAACGCTTAAAGCGTCCTCGTAGAAAGCGAAGCTATTTTTTCTGTTCCGCTTCACCTGGTAAAGGGCGATATCCGCGTTCTTCAGCAATTGATCCAGCGTACGGCCATGCGTCGGAAAATGCGAGATCCCCACGCTGCATGTCATATGCATCCTGTGTTCGCCAACCGCGAAAGAGCTCTCGAACAAATCCATCAGCATCTCGACCCTCACCTGCAATCGATCCTTGGATTGTCGGGTCACGACGACCCACTCGTCGCCTCCAAGCCGGTAAAGCTGCTCTGCGGGATTAAGCCAGTCGGTTAACCGAGCAGAGATTTCCTTAATTAGCCGGTCGCCGAATGCATGCCCCAGCGTGTCATTGACGTATTTGAAATCATCCAAATCAATGTAAAACAGAGATACGTCCTTTAATATTCGCAAGTTCTCATACAAAGCCAGTCGATTCGAAAGTCCGGTGAGTTGATCGCGAAAAGCAACCTGGCGAAGCTCTTCCCGGCTTTGCAGCAATTGCGAGTATTGATGTTGGAGCTTACGTTCCGTCACGCTCATGCGGAAGGTGGTCCGATAAATCAGATAGAATAGCAGCAAAGCCGTCATTCCGATATAAAACCAACCCTTGATTAAGCTAAAACGGGCAAACAGCTCTTTGTTCGGCACAAGGGCATTCAAAGCCTGATCCGAGAACAAGATCCACAATGCTCCGCAGATCAAATATACCAATGATATTCTTAACGATGCCGCGAACGGCAAGCCGGCCTGCAACTTTGTTGAATGATTCGGCTTCCGATCTTGGTATTGAACTTGCTCCCTCATGGCTCGGCCTCCCCTGC
Encoded proteins:
- a CDS encoding ROK family transcriptional regulator, whose translation is MRIKGNLQLMKEINTAMIMNLLHRSGRITRAELTKMTKLSATTVSVLIEQLMAKNFVEEVGEKPSSGAGRRAISLQINKNGGYVIGISIGNQSLICAVMNLHGQCITEMKTTIAIGNDSLAEQINAALKDCMNQVESLNAELIMGIGISTPGIIDENEETVLYSSFLKLSNFNLRKQISEVFPNVPVRIVNDSNAAAFAEHYFGAGKDKSSLLYLTINEGIGAGIILNSQIHSGYNGAAGEIGHIPVDPNGKICNCGQIGCVETVLTSPFILNKCQFLAKEQGLAIPESFDEVIARYEEGESWLEPVFDHIISVTRLTIASTVNFISPEVVVLEGWMNRSAKLTEKLRAALESFPFPFKFTRERVLQASFGEKGALYGSATLMLQKIFSASVLDSHGG
- a CDS encoding ROK family protein, giving the protein MNNKVYAGIDLGGTKILAVILNEQGEILKKSETSTNAHEGSEPVIRRMIELIKSCLEPSQQLASIGVATAGTLNAEEGIVAYASNLGWNQVPLGKLLGQEFGVPVNLENDANAAAYGEWAVGAGRGTKNCVYVTVSTGIGAGLISAGKLIRGRDSSAGELGHITIDLNGPRCLCGNVGCLELYASGTAIGRRAQQLVAEFPEKAALLTEKAGGNPITSRHVAEAAALGDELSVGVLRDAGQALGNGLVSLIHMMNPEVIVLGGGASSIGAPLLEPMNEAIADRGIGSMRSNVKIVSPLLGKEAGAIGAALLVAD
- a CDS encoding murein hydrolase activator EnvC family protein, with the protein product MKRKLLLLVAMFLAVGLITHPYHGQALSDIEKIDNELKSLKEDMDRAQHQQRYAKKSVQELTGKKQASKEDLEAIIGRIDQIQQKLDTTQSNIAIAEEKLLRTGEELEEAIKQLNNRKELMDSRIRMAYTAGPVSYLDVLFSSASFSDFLDRFNTVESIAAQDRNIAQEHQNYSESVAQKKEQRGQELNNVKALYARLQTQKAELQQQELDKEVMIANLDKKIESLEEISEEAEKQLTEFVKKASALEAKKNRIKNYYKGGKLGMPLKDDYRLSSPFGYRIHPITGKSKLHGGLDMAAPKGTAVYAAESGVVLGARWMNDYGNAIVIDHGGNLSTLYGHLSAIHVKEGETVKRGEKIGLVGSTGVSTGNHLHFEVRKDYERVNPEPYLK
- a CDS encoding putative bifunctional diguanylate cyclase/phosphodiesterase; translated protein: MREQVQYQDRKPNHSTKLQAGLPFAASLRISLVYLICGALWILFSDQALNALVPNKELFARFSLIKGWFYIGMTALLLFYLIYRTTFRMSVTERKLQHQYSQLLQSREELRQVAFRDQLTGLSNRLALYENLRILKDVSLFYIDLDDFKYVNDTLGHAFGDRLIKEISARLTDWLNPAEQLYRLGGDEWVVVTRQSKDRLQVRVEMLMDLFESSFAVGEHRMHMTCSVGISHFPTHGRTLDQLLKNADIALYQVKRNRKNSFAFYEDALSVPLQHRAEMERLLRFAMDNGEFVLHYQPQIHLGSSDAAGFEALIRWNSPELGFIPPDQFIKIAEETHLIVPIGEWVLRTACEFIKTVHEAGHLAPIVSVNVSVVQLLGHRYVETVMNVLRETGLDPRYLELEVTESMVIESLDQIADKLSRLKEHGVNIALDDFGRGFSSLSHLMKLPITTLKIDKSFIEQIPDNMDHQPLTGLVIRLAQGLGIKVVAEGVETYAQLDYLKKYECDCIQGYLFSKPLPAKQARDWIKTVS